Proteins co-encoded in one Thermodesulfobacteriota bacterium genomic window:
- a CDS encoding KamA family radical SAM protein, which translates to MMEEWKEQLQNSVNTLERLKALIKVTPEEEKAITILNTKWGTSPYFASLMDKDDPDCPIRKQVVPSMKEKENHFGMSNYLVWKENRATEEIRPDSIARQYVDRIAFTVTDVCANYCRHCFRKEVVVDRDLKLRMDVEEGLKWITEHEEIRDVLITGGDPFILSDDKIDYLIRKLREIQHIQMIRFGTRTPIVLPHRITPGLKKVLSGYHKVPIWINTQCNHSNEITEQTAKAVYDLLSCGVNVGNQAVLLKGINDDIESFRALHQKLLTVRIRPYYVFYCEPAPGIDHFRTPVEKGAELIRDAIRGHTTGLAQPMYVVATNIGKIPLMPDYYIMGKDDKEYTLKNHKGITTKWPNIPE; encoded by the coding sequence ATGATGGAAGAATGGAAGGAACAACTTCAAAACAGCGTAAATACTCTTGAACGGCTAAAAGCGTTAATCAAGGTTACTCCAGAAGAGGAAAAGGCCATTACCATCCTCAATACCAAATGGGGGACGTCACCGTATTTCGCTTCTCTCATGGATAAAGATGACCCTGATTGCCCCATTCGAAAGCAGGTCGTTCCTTCCATGAAGGAAAAAGAGAATCACTTTGGAATGTCCAACTATCTGGTATGGAAAGAAAATCGTGCTACTGAAGAAATCAGGCCGGACAGCATTGCCCGCCAGTACGTAGACCGCATCGCCTTTACGGTGACTGATGTATGCGCCAATTACTGCCGGCACTGTTTTCGAAAAGAAGTGGTGGTGGACCGTGATTTGAAACTTCGCATGGATGTGGAAGAAGGGCTGAAGTGGATCACGGAACATGAGGAGATCAGAGATGTCCTGATTACCGGAGGAGACCCTTTTATCCTTTCCGACGATAAAATCGACTATCTGATTCGCAAGCTGAGGGAAATTCAACATATCCAGATGATAAGATTCGGTACCCGTACCCCAATTGTGCTGCCCCACCGTATTACCCCGGGGTTGAAAAAAGTACTAAGCGGTTATCACAAGGTACCGATCTGGATCAATACCCAGTGCAATCATTCCAATGAAATTACCGAGCAGACGGCAAAGGCCGTATATGATCTTTTGAGCTGCGGTGTCAATGTGGGCAACCAGGCTGTTTTGCTGAAAGGCATCAACGATGATATCGAGTCGTTCAGGGCCCTTCATCAGAAGCTTCTGACGGTTCGTATCCGTCCCTACTATGTGTTCTACTGTGAACCGGCGCCGGGTATCGACCACTTCCGCACTCCGGTAGAAAAAGGAGCAGAGCTTATTCGGGATGCCATCCGCGGTCATACCACCGGGCTGGCCCAGCCCATGTATGTCGTAGCCACAAATATTGGCAAAATTCCACTGATGCCCGATTACTACATAATGGGAAAAGATGATAAGGAGTACACGCTCAAAAATCACAAGGGCATTACCACCAAATGGCCCAATATCCCCGAATAG
- a CDS encoding glutamine synthetase family protein: MKNQIALNPNKLVQHLQKPPEDFTKQDIIKFVEDNGIRMINFRYVGGDGRLKTLNFVIKNKAHLDQILSMGERVDGSSLFTYIPEWESDLYVIPRYKTAFVNPFTDIPTIDILCSYYTVNGEPMECSPENIVKKAHSVLKEKTGYTFEVMGELEYYLFSEIDKIYPIVEQKGYHESHPFSKWAAIRREVMQIISEIGGSIKYGHAEVGNIIHDNWEMVQHEIEFLPTPVEDAADQLVLAKWAVREVAYKYALEVSFAPKIIVGHAGSALHAHMRLVKGDSNVMVNDAGLSDTAKKLIAGLLVGAPSLTAFGNTVPTSFLRLVPHQEAPTRICWGDRNRSVLVRVPLGWLGAEDMIYDANPKQKREAIQRMSSQTVELRSPDGSANVHHLFAGLTVAVLSGLEKDDSLEIVEKLYVAQDACASDCLEQLPGSCWEAAEKLEQNRTLYQKDHVFPAYVIDKIIEDLKAFQDNKLSEKLVGDKKALNKIVRENLHCG, encoded by the coding sequence ATGAAAAACCAGATTGCCCTCAACCCCAACAAACTTGTTCAACACCTGCAAAAACCGCCCGAAGATTTTACCAAACAGGATATCATCAAATTTGTGGAAGACAACGGCATCCGAATGATCAATTTCAGATATGTTGGTGGCGATGGCCGTTTAAAAACACTGAATTTCGTCATTAAAAATAAGGCACATCTGGATCAAATACTATCCATGGGAGAACGTGTTGACGGTTCAAGTTTATTTACCTACATACCGGAATGGGAAAGCGACCTTTATGTTATTCCAAGGTATAAAACCGCATTTGTGAATCCTTTCACCGATATTCCTACCATTGACATCCTGTGTTCATACTACACCGTAAACGGCGAACCAATGGAATGTTCGCCTGAGAACATTGTCAAAAAAGCGCACTCGGTGCTGAAAGAAAAGACGGGATACACCTTTGAGGTGATGGGTGAACTGGAATATTATCTTTTTTCAGAAATTGACAAAATATATCCAATCGTCGAACAAAAAGGCTACCATGAATCCCATCCTTTCTCGAAATGGGCTGCTATACGACGGGAAGTCATGCAGATTATCAGCGAAATCGGCGGAAGCATTAAGTACGGCCATGCCGAAGTTGGCAACATTATTCATGACAACTGGGAGATGGTTCAGCATGAAATCGAATTTTTGCCCACGCCGGTGGAAGATGCCGCCGACCAGCTCGTTTTAGCGAAATGGGCTGTGCGTGAAGTGGCCTACAAATATGCTCTGGAAGTAAGTTTCGCGCCCAAGATCATCGTTGGGCATGCCGGAAGCGCGCTGCATGCGCACATGCGCTTGGTCAAAGGTGACAGCAATGTGATGGTAAATGATGCGGGCCTGAGCGATACCGCCAAAAAGCTGATTGCCGGCCTACTTGTAGGTGCGCCGTCCCTGACCGCATTCGGCAATACCGTGCCCACATCTTTTCTGCGGCTGGTTCCCCATCAGGAAGCACCTACCCGAATCTGCTGGGGCGATCGTAACCGTTCGGTGCTTGTACGAGTTCCGTTGGGCTGGCTGGGCGCTGAAGATATGATTTATGATGCCAACCCCAAACAAAAGCGCGAGGCGATCCAAAGAATGAGCAGCCAGACCGTTGAATTGAGATCCCCTGATGGTAGTGCCAATGTTCATCACCTTTTCGCCGGGCTGACGGTAGCGGTTTTATCAGGATTGGAAAAGGACGACAGCCTGGAGATCGTTGAAAAGCTGTATGTGGCCCAGGATGCCTGTGCCTCTGATTGTCTTGAGCAACTGCCCGGATCGTGCTGGGAAGCTGCTGAAAAGCTGGAGCAGAATAGAACCCTTTACCAAAAAGACCATGTGTTTCCCGCCTATGTGATCGATAAGATCATTGAAGATTTAAAAGCGTTTCAAGACAATAAGCTTAGTGAAAAATTGGTTGGAGACAAAAAAGCGCTTAACAAAATCGTCAGAGAGAACCTGCACTGCGGCTAA
- a CDS encoding MurR/RpiR family transcriptional regulator: MASHIPESLEELRHLYIKIRNGEHTTRLTDRTLAVLKRMLDEPNETAAKSISEIAFENDINISSITRLAQKLGFNGFPSLKDLFRSNLKQRKSFYSEQVKKILQEGYAGDDGETSLLERVIQDEWSNVMLMADAFDEQRFTNSIKLMVNAERILIVGLRGSYSLAHYLGFYLKMIRDRVSLIGQAGYTLADDLSVLKPGDLLIAISVNPYTKDTAEACRICKHQAVDIIAITDSLSSPLAIETDNFLITSIEGDYFFSSIAAAIICIETLLSELVKQLGDKAIQRLNHTEYILEKLETEI; this comes from the coding sequence ATGGCCTCTCACATCCCTGAGAGTTTAGAGGAATTAAGACACCTGTATATCAAAATCCGCAACGGCGAACACACAACACGGCTCACCGATCGCACCCTGGCCGTTCTGAAACGCATGCTCGACGAGCCCAACGAGACGGCGGCCAAATCCATATCCGAAATAGCCTTCGAAAACGATATCAACATTTCATCCATTACCCGTTTGGCTCAAAAACTGGGCTTTAACGGTTTCCCGAGTCTCAAAGACCTTTTTCGCAGTAATCTAAAACAACGCAAGAGTTTTTACAGCGAACAGGTAAAAAAAATTTTGCAGGAGGGATACGCCGGCGATGACGGCGAGACCTCTCTTTTGGAGCGGGTGATTCAAGATGAATGGAGCAATGTCATGTTGATGGCGGATGCTTTTGATGAACAAAGGTTCACCAACAGTATCAAGCTAATGGTCAATGCTGAGCGTATTCTCATTGTCGGCCTGCGAGGCAGCTATTCCTTGGCACATTATCTGGGTTTTTATCTTAAAATGATCCGCGATCGCGTTAGCCTTATAGGACAGGCAGGGTACACGCTGGCTGACGATTTGTCTGTACTCAAACCGGGGGATCTGCTCATCGCCATCAGCGTCAATCCTTACACGAAAGACACCGCTGAGGCCTGCCGTATCTGTAAACACCAGGCTGTGGATATCATCGCGATTACGGACAGCTTGTCTTCTCCTTTGGCCATTGAAACCGATAATTTCCTGATTACTTCCATTGAAGGCGATTATTTTTTCAGCTCGATTGCGGCCGCCATTATCTGCATCGAAACATTGCTTTCCGAACTGGTGAAACAGTTGGGCGATAAAGCCATACAGCGCTTGAACCATACCGAATACATTTTAGAAAAATTGGAAACCGAAATATAA
- a CDS encoding KamA family radical SAM protein, whose amino-acid sequence MQMYQISKTTNVRSLFADIDWTQLDYIKELKNNITSVDDLKRYLSLSSEEEADLRKVIDIHPMNIPRYYLSLVDIENPEDPVRKLCIPDAKELVVAGAMGETTKDPYGDDKHNKGNGVLHKYDYTALVVASEYCAMYCRHCFRKRMVGLPNDLTVKNFEKAASYIAEHPEITNAIISGGDPLMLPTKVLKKMLSALKDIDHLNHVRIGSRVPVSYPLRLFDDELIALLKDFNAAKTLFIPTHFNHAQEITAVSKEAVRRIRNAGITVNNQAVLLSGVNDSVEALVNLMNGLLRIGVNPYYLYQCMPVARVRHHFQVPLKKGVDIVDRARRSFDGYAKRFKYIIGHDIGKLEICGRIGDKLVLKQLHARSGHEEEISRLLLRQLTENGGWLDDLPEVTL is encoded by the coding sequence ATGCAGATGTATCAGATTTCGAAAACAACCAATGTGCGGTCTCTATTTGCTGATATTGACTGGACACAACTGGACTACATCAAAGAGCTCAAGAACAACATCACCAGTGTTGATGACCTCAAGCGATATCTTTCGTTAAGCTCTGAAGAAGAAGCAGATCTTCGCAAAGTGATTGACATTCATCCAATGAATATTCCACGTTACTACCTCAGCTTGGTTGATATTGAAAATCCTGAGGACCCCGTGCGCAAGCTCTGCATCCCGGATGCAAAGGAACTTGTGGTTGCCGGGGCCATGGGCGAAACCACCAAGGACCCTTACGGGGATGATAAGCATAACAAAGGCAATGGCGTTTTGCACAAATATGATTACACAGCGCTTGTGGTGGCATCCGAATACTGTGCCATGTACTGCCGGCATTGCTTCCGTAAACGCATGGTGGGTCTGCCGAATGACCTGACAGTAAAAAATTTTGAAAAGGCAGCCAGTTATATTGCCGAGCACCCGGAAATAACCAACGCTATTATATCGGGCGGGGACCCGCTCATGCTTCCGACCAAAGTGCTCAAAAAGATGTTGAGCGCCCTGAAAGACATTGACCATCTTAACCATGTCAGAATCGGGTCAAGAGTTCCGGTATCTTATCCCCTTAGGTTATTCGATGATGAATTGATTGCCTTGCTGAAAGATTTTAATGCCGCAAAAACCCTCTTTATTCCTACGCATTTTAATCATGCCCAGGAAATCACGGCCGTGTCTAAAGAGGCCGTCCGGAGAATTCGAAACGCTGGTATTACGGTGAACAACCAGGCGGTTTTGCTTTCCGGTGTCAATGATAGCGTGGAGGCTCTTGTTAATTTGATGAATGGACTTTTGCGCATTGGCGTTAATCCCTATTATCTGTATCAGTGCATGCCCGTGGCTCGCGTGAGGCATCACTTTCAGGTGCCGCTGAAAAAAGGCGTAGACATTGTTGACCGGGCCAGACGCAGTTTTGATGGTTACGCCAAAAGATTCAAGTACATTATTGGCCATGATATCGGGAAGCTGGAAATTTGCGGCCGGATAGGGGATAAACTGGTTCTAAAGCAACTGCATGCCCGGAGCGGACATGAGGAAGAAATTTCCCGGCTTTTGCTGCGACAACTGACGGAAAATGGCGGTTGGCTGGATGACTTGCCGGAAGTGACACTTTAG
- the glnQ gene encoding glutamine ABC transporter ATP-binding protein GlnQ, with translation MNAVIEFKNVSKSFGKVEVLHDINLTIEEKEVVVMVGPSGSGKSTLLRCINGLEIITSGELIVNDICLPQKKRQIREIRKEVGMVFQLFYLFPHMTALDNVAFGPKKVRGASRSEANAIAKDLLEKVGLEDRGNHYPSELSGGQQQRVAIARALSVQPKIMLFDEPTSALDPELREEVLNVMTAVAQEGITMVVVTHEMSFASKAGSRLLFMDAGRIAEDGNPETLLKSPTTERLKEFLQHVGY, from the coding sequence ATGAACGCTGTCATTGAATTTAAAAACGTTAGCAAAAGTTTCGGCAAAGTGGAAGTTTTGCATGACATCAACCTGACGATAGAGGAAAAAGAAGTGGTCGTCATGGTCGGACCTTCGGGCTCAGGCAAGTCAACCCTGCTGCGCTGTATCAACGGGCTGGAGATCATTACTTCAGGAGAATTAATCGTCAATGACATTTGTCTGCCCCAGAAAAAGCGACAAATCCGCGAGATTCGTAAAGAAGTTGGAATGGTATTTCAGCTTTTCTACCTTTTCCCGCATATGACCGCCCTGGATAACGTCGCTTTCGGTCCGAAAAAAGTTCGGGGGGCTTCCCGGAGCGAGGCAAATGCCATTGCCAAAGATCTTTTGGAAAAAGTCGGACTTGAGGACCGAGGCAATCACTATCCCTCCGAGCTTTCCGGAGGTCAACAACAAAGGGTAGCGATTGCCAGAGCACTGTCTGTGCAACCTAAAATTATGCTTTTTGACGAACCCACATCGGCTCTTGATCCGGAATTGCGCGAAGAGGTCCTCAACGTGATGACGGCCGTAGCCCAGGAAGGCATTACCATGGTGGTGGTTACGCACGAAATGAGTTTTGCCAGCAAGGCCGGGTCCAGGCTTTTGTTTATGGACGCCGGTCGAATTGCGGAAGACGGTAATCCGGAGACGCTCCTGAAATCTCCGACTACGGAAAGACTGAAGGAATTTTTACAACACGTCGGGTATTAA